From the genome of Clostridia bacterium, one region includes:
- a CDS encoding response regulator transcription factor, producing MTGGFKRILVVEDTAVTRFSVRHTLQEHGYQVEEAASGEEALTTAAASPEPFDLVVLDILLPGMDGLAVLQELKSRPKSRYTPVMVLTASASPPVVKQALNLGAVEYLIKPFTPQELLRRVEKLIGPGCSTPSGPQGSLLGVLRLEINRASRAKGVFSLLVARRLGWGNRTTSDLEAHLRRRLRDIDSVVALDVGHLGVVLPLTPAGGAEVVRNKLEKWLGDLEPEAKWQFGLAVYPDHGSDPAALLASAQAHLNAQE from the coding sequence TTCAAGCGGATACTGGTAGTGGAGGATACGGCGGTGACCCGTTTCTCGGTACGACACACGCTGCAGGAACACGGTTACCAGGTGGAAGAGGCGGCCAGCGGCGAAGAGGCTCTGACCACGGCCGCGGCCTCACCGGAGCCGTTTGACCTGGTAGTCCTGGACATTTTGCTGCCGGGAATGGACGGTTTGGCGGTGTTGCAGGAGCTAAAGAGCCGCCCCAAATCCAGATATACCCCGGTCATGGTCCTGACCGCGAGTGCCTCACCACCGGTAGTGAAGCAGGCATTGAATCTCGGAGCCGTAGAATACCTGATCAAACCCTTCACCCCTCAGGAACTGCTTCGACGGGTTGAGAAACTGATCGGACCCGGCTGCAGTACCCCTTCCGGACCGCAGGGAAGCCTGCTGGGAGTTCTCCGTCTGGAAATCAACCGCGCCTCCCGAGCGAAAGGAGTGTTCTCTCTTCTGGTGGCTCGCCGACTGGGATGGGGAAACCGTACCACCTCGGACCTGGAAGCCCACCTTCGTCGCCGACTGCGCGACATCGATAGCGTGGTGGCCCTGGATGTCGGCCACCTGGGCGTGGTTCTACCCCTAACTCCGGCCGGTGGAGCAGAAGTGGTCAGGAACAAGCTGGAGAAGTGGCTGGGAGACTTGGAGCCGGAGGCCAAATGGCAGTTCGGGCTGGCGGTGTATCCCGACCACGGCTCCGATCCTGCTGCCCTCCTGGCGTCCGCCCAGGCACACCTGAACGCGCAGGAATAG